In the Theobroma cacao cultivar B97-61/B2 chromosome 1, Criollo_cocoa_genome_V2, whole genome shotgun sequence genome, one interval contains:
- the LOC18610730 gene encoding heavy metal-associated isoprenylated plant protein 27: protein MGFLDSVSELCDWPHFHSHKKIKKKQLQTVEIKVKMDCEGCEKRVKKSVEGMKGVTQVKVEPKQSKLTVIGYVDADKVLERVRHRTGKKVEFWPYVPYDVVPHPYAPGAYDKKAPPGYVRNVFQDPQAGELARASSFEVKYTTAFSDENPNACVIM, encoded by the exons ATGGGTTTCCTGGATTCTGTCTCTGAACTCTGTGATTGGCCTCATTTTCATAGCcacaaaaagattaaaaagaaGCAACTACAG ACGGTGGAGATTAAAGTGAAGATGGACTGCGAGGGATGCGAGAAGAGAGTGAAGAAATCAGTGGAAGGCATGAAAGGAGTGACGCAAGTGAAAGTGGAACCGAAGCAGAGCAAGCTCACCGTGATCGGTTACGTGGATGCGGACAAGGTTTTGGAGCGCGTCAGGCATCGGACCGGCAAGAAAGTCGAGTTCTGGCCTTACGTGCCTTACGACGTAGTGCCCCACCCTTACGCCCCAGGGGCCTATGACAAAAAGGCCCCGCCCGGGTATGTCCGAAATGTGTTCCAAGATCCTCAAGCTGGCGAGCTCGCCCGTGCCAGCTCGTTCGAAGTGAAGTATACTACTGCCTTCAGCGATGAAAACCCAAATGCTTGTGTAATCATGTGA
- the LOC18610734 gene encoding rac-like GTP-binding protein RHO1, with protein MSASRFIKCVTVGDGAVGKTCLLISYTSNTFPTDYVPTVFDNFSANVVVNGSTVNLGLWDTAGQEDYNRLRPLSYRGADVFILAFSLISKASYENVSKKWIPELKHYAPGVPIVLVGTKLDLRDDKQFFIDHPGAVPISTAQGEELRKLIGSPAYIECSSKTQQNVKAVFDAAIRVVLQPPKQKKKKSKAQKACSIL; from the exons ATGAGCGCTTCGAGGTTTATAAAGTGCGTGACTGTTGGTGATGGTGCTGTTGGCAAAACTTGTTTGCTGATTTCTTACACCAGCAACACTTTTCCTACT GATTATGTGCCAACTGTTTTCGACAATTTCAGTGCTAATGTTGTTGTCAATGGGAGTACTGTTAATCTGGGGTTATGGGATACTGCAG GACAGGAGGACTATAACAGACTTAGACCTTTGAGTTATCGCGGGGCAGATGTGTTCATATTGGCATTCTCTCTTATTAGCAAGGCCAGTTATGAAAATGTCTCCAAAAAG TGGATTCCGGAGTTGAAACATTATGCCCCTGGTGTTCCAATAGTTCTTGTTGGGACTAAGCTTG ATCTTCGGGACGATAAGCAGTTCTTTATTGATCATCCTGGAGCTGTGCCCATTTCTACAGCCCAG GGAGAGGAGCTGAGGAAGCTGATTGGTTCACCTGCTTATATTGAGTGCAGTTCCAAAACGCAGCAG AATGTGAAGGCAGTTTTTGATGCAGCCATCCGAGTTGTCCTTCAACCACCAAagcagaaaaaaaagaagagcaaaGCACAGAAGGCCTGCTCCATATTGTga
- the LOC18610733 gene encoding ubiquitin-conjugating enzyme E2 28 encodes MASKRILKELKELQRDPPTSCSAGPVAEDMFHWQATIIGPSDSPYCGGVFLVTIHFPPDYPFKPPKVAFRTKVFHPNINSSGNICLDILKEQWSPALTISKVLLSICSLLTDPNPDDPLVTEIAHIYKSDRMKYETMARSWTHKYAMG; translated from the exons ATGGCATCCAAGAGAATTCTCAAGGAGCTCAAGGAATTGCAGAGAGACCCTCCAACTTCGTGCAGTGCAG GTCCTGTGGCAGAAGATATGTTCCACTGGCAAGCAACGATAATCGGCCCGAGTGACAGCCCTTACTGCGGTGGGGTTTTCCTTGTCACCATCCATTTCCCTCCAGACTACCCTTTCAAGCCTCCGAAG GTTGCCTTTCGTACCAAAGTTTTCCATCCGAACATAAACAGCAGTGGGAATATCTGCTTAGATATCCTTAAGGAGCAGTGGAGTCCCGCACTCACCATTTCCAAG GTTTTGCTTTCGATATGTTCCCTGCTTACGGACCCAAATCCTGACGATCCACTTGTTACTGAGATTGCTCACATATACAAGAGTGACAGAATGAAGTACGAGACCATGGCCCGTAGCTGGACTCACAAGTACGCAATGGGCTGA
- the LOC18610732 gene encoding vacuolar protein sorting-associated protein 35A, translating into MIADGVEDEEKWLAAGIAGLQQNAFYMHRALDSNNLRDALKYSAQMLSELRTSRLSPHKYYELYMRAFDELRKLEMFFKEETRRGCSIIDLYELVQHAGNILPRLYLLCTVGSVYIKSKEAPAKDVLKDLVEMCRGIQNPVRGLFLRSYLAQVSRDKLPDIGSEYEGDADTVVDAVEFVLQNFTEMNKLWVRMQQQGPAREKEKREKERSELRDLVGKNLHVLSQIEGVDLDMYKDTVLPRILEQVVNCKDELAQYYLMDCIIQVFPDEYHLQTLDVLLGAFPQLQPTVDIKTVLSRLMERLSNYAASSADVLPEFLQVEAFLKLNNAIGKVIEAQPDMPILGVITLYSSLLTFTLHVHPDRLDYADQVLGACVRKLSGKGKLEDNKATKQIVALLSAPLEKYNDIVTALKLSNYPRVMEYLDSETNKVMATVIIQSIMKNKTHISTADRVEALFELIKGLIKDLDGTLDDEVDEDDFKEEQNSVSRLIQMLYNDDPEEMFKIICTVRKHILAGGPKRLSFTVPPLVFSSLKLVRQLQGREENPFGEEESTTPKKIFQLLNQTVETLSNVPAPELALQLYLQCAEAANDCDLEPVAYEFFTQAYILYEEEISDSRAQVTAIHLIIGTLQRMHVFGVENRDTLTHKATGYSAKLLKKPDQCRAVYACSHLFWVDDQDNVKDGERVLLCLKRALRIANAAQQMSNAARGSTGSVTLFVEILNKYLYFFEKGNPQITVAAIQSLIELITTEMQSDSSTPDPAADAFFASTLRYIEFQKQKGGAVGEKYEPIKV; encoded by the exons ATGATCGCTGACGGAGTCGAAGACGAAGAGAAATGGCTCGCCGCCGGCATCGCCGGCCTCCAACAGAACGCTTTCTACATGCATCGCGCTTTG GATTCGAACAATCTCAGAGATGCTTTGAAGTATTCTGCTCAGATGTTGTCTGAGCTTCGAACCTCGAGGCTTTCCCCTCACAAATACTACGAACTAT ATATGCGAGCATTTGATGAATTGAGGAAGCTGGAGATGTTTTTTAAGGAAGAAACGAGGCGTGGTTGTTCCATTATCGATCTGTATGAGCTCGTGCAGCATGCTGGCAATATATTGCCTAGATT GTATCTTCTTTGTACTGTAGGCTCTGTATATATCAAATCCAAGGAAGCTCCTGCTAAGGATGTTCTCAAAGATCTTGTTGAAATGTGCCGTGGCATTCAGAATCCTGTGCGCGGGCTCTTTCTAAGGAGTTACCTGGCTCAAGTTAGTAGGGATAAATTGCCTGACATAGGTTCTGAGTATGAAGG GGATGCAGACACTGTAGTGGATGCTGTGGAATTTGTTCTTCAAAACTTTACAGAGATGAACAAGTTGTGGGTGCGAATGCAGCAGCAG GGACCTGCCCGAGAAAAGGAGAAAcgggagaaagagagaagcgAGCTACGCGATCTT GTTGGGAAGAATCTTCACGTACTCAGTCAGATAGAGGGTGTTGACCTTGATATGTACAAAGATACTGTTCTTCCCAGGATCCTTGAACAG GTCGTCAATTGTAAAGATGAGCTAGCTCAATACTATCTAATGGATTGCATAATTCAAGTTTTTCCTGATGAATACCACTTGCAAACTCTTGATGTGTTGTTGGGTGCTTTCCCACAACTTCAG CCAACCGTTGACATTAAAACAGTGCTATCTCGATTAATGGAAAGGCTATCAAATTATGCTGCTTCAAGTGCAGATGTGTTGCCTGAGTTCTTGCAAGTAGAAGCTTTTTTGAAGTTGAATAATGCCATTGGAAAG GTGATAGAAGCACAACCTGATATGCCTATCCTTGGGGTGATAACTCTATATTCATCTCTTCTTACATTTACTCTCCATGTCCATCCCGATCGGCTTGACTATGCAGATCAAGTGTTG GGAGCATGTGTTAGAAAACTCTCTGGCAAAGGAAAGCTTGAGGACAACAAAGCAACAAAACAAATTGTTGCCCTTTTAAGTGCTCcgcttgaaaaatataatgacATTGTTACAGCATTAAAGCTTTCCAATTACCCTCGTGTCATGGAATACCTTGATAGTGAAACAAATAAAGTCATGGCAACTGTGATAATTCAAAGCATTATGAAGAACAAAACTCATATCTCTACTGCTGACAGG GTTGAGGCGTTGTTTGAACTGATAAAAGGTCTTATTAAGGATCTGGATGGGACTCTTGATGATGAG gttgatgaagatgattTCAAGGAGGAGCAGAATTCTGTTTCACGTCTAATCCAGATGTTGTATAATGATGATCCAGAAGAGATGTTTAAG ATAATATGCACGGTGAGGAAGCATATCTTGGCCGGAGGACCAAAACGTCTATCCTTCACTGTCCCTCCCCTTGTTTTCTCTTCGCTTAAG TTGGTCCGGCAACTACAAGGCCGAGAGGAAAATCCTTTTGGAGAGGAGGAATCAACCACACCAAAGAAAATATTCCAGCTTTTGAATCAG ACAGTTGAAACTCTCTCTAACGTTCCAGCCCCTGAGTTGGCACTACAGTTGTATTTGCAGTGTGCTGAG GCTGCAAATGACTGTGATTTAGAACCTGTGGCATATGAATTTTTCACGCAAGCTTACATTTTATATGAAGAAGAAATTTCA GACTCCAGGGCACAGGTGACTGCAATACATTTGATAATTGGAACTCTTCAAAGGATGCATGTCTTTGGTGTTGAAAATAGGGATACTTTAACACACAAGGCTACAGGG TATTCTGCAAAACTTTTGAAGAAGCCTGATCAGTGCAGAGCTGtttatgcatgctcacatctCTTCTGGGTTGATGATCAGGACAACGTGAAAGATGGAGAGAG GGTCTTGCTTTGCCTCAAGCGGGCATTGAGAATTGCAAATGCTGCTCAACAAATGTCCAATGCAGCGAGAGGTAGCACTGGATCCGTCACACTCTTTGTCGAGATACTGAACAA gtatctttatttctttgagAAGGGGAACCCCCAGATCACTGTTGCTGCAATCCAGAGCCTGATTGAATTGATTACAACTGAGATGCAAAGTGACTCTAGCACACCAGATCCAGCAGCGGACGCTTTCTTTGCCAGCACACTCCGATATATAGAGTTTCAGAAACAGAAAGGTGGGGCAGTAGGTGAAAAATACGAGCCTATCAAGGTGTGA